In Amycolatopsis sp. EV170708-02-1, the following are encoded in one genomic region:
- the mug gene encoding G/U mismatch-specific DNA glycosylase, with amino-acid sequence MRTKPTKDELAAAYGKTIDDVIAPDLDVLFCGINPGLYSGALGLHFARPGNRFWPALYRGGFTPRLLDPGEQDELLGLGLGITNVVARTTARADELTPDEFREGGRLLTARVAEFRPRWLAVVGITAYRTAFGLPKAKIGPQDTEIGGARVWVLPNPSGLNAHWTPAALGDEFGRLRAEVHSE; translated from the coding sequence GTGAGGACGAAACCGACCAAGGACGAGCTGGCCGCCGCCTACGGCAAGACCATCGACGACGTCATCGCGCCCGATCTGGACGTGCTGTTCTGCGGGATCAACCCCGGCCTCTACTCGGGCGCCCTCGGCCTGCACTTCGCCCGGCCGGGGAACCGGTTCTGGCCGGCGCTGTACCGCGGCGGCTTCACGCCGCGCCTGCTCGACCCCGGCGAACAGGACGAACTGCTCGGCCTCGGCCTGGGCATCACGAACGTCGTCGCGCGGACGACGGCGCGGGCCGACGAGCTGACACCGGACGAATTCCGGGAAGGCGGCCGTCTGCTGACGGCGAGGGTCGCCGAATTCCGGCCACGCTGGCTCGCGGTGGTCGGGATCACGGCCTATCGGACGGCGTTCGGCCTGCCGAAGGCGAAGATCGGCCCGCAAGACACCGAGATCGGCGGAGCGCGGGTCTGGGTGCTGCCGAATCCGAGCGGGCTGAACGCGCATTGGACGCCCGCGGCGCTCGGGGACGAGTTCGGGCGTCTTCGTGCCGAAGTCCACTCTGAGTAG
- a CDS encoding bifunctional 2-polyprenyl-6-hydroxyphenol methylase/3-demethylubiquinol 3-O-methyltransferase UbiG yields MDQGAFTADGCSVEVYRLLPPGDEPEIVHAAVPAGASILELGCGAGRITHALLELGHPVVAVDDSPEMLAHVRAETVCSKIERLRLGRVFDVVLLGSHLINTAAAADRAAFLATARAHVAPGGRVLVEWHPPEWFASVRNGQGGELGEVDVRLGQVVRDGDLLSAVVRYSAGVRWWSQAFTCRRLDSKALDAALTSAGLVFDRWCTEDRTWFSAHPE; encoded by the coding sequence ATGGATCAGGGGGCGTTCACGGCGGACGGCTGTTCGGTGGAGGTGTACCGGCTGCTGCCGCCTGGCGACGAGCCGGAGATCGTGCACGCGGCGGTCCCGGCGGGCGCCTCGATCCTGGAGCTCGGCTGCGGCGCCGGGCGGATCACGCACGCGTTGCTGGAGCTCGGGCATCCGGTGGTCGCGGTGGACGATTCGCCGGAGATGCTCGCCCACGTCCGCGCCGAGACGGTGTGCTCGAAGATCGAGCGGTTGCGGCTCGGCCGGGTCTTCGACGTGGTGCTGCTCGGCAGCCACCTGATCAACACCGCCGCCGCGGCCGATCGGGCGGCCTTCCTGGCCACCGCCCGCGCGCATGTCGCGCCCGGCGGGCGAGTGCTCGTCGAATGGCATCCGCCCGAGTGGTTCGCCTCGGTCCGGAACGGCCAAGGCGGCGAACTCGGCGAGGTCGACGTCCGGCTCGGCCAGGTCGTCCGTGACGGTGACCTGCTGTCGGCCGTCGTGCGGTACTCGGCGGGCGTCCGGTGGTGGAGCCAGGCGTTCACCTGCCGCCGACTCGACTCGAAGGCCCTCGACGCCGCCCTGACCAGCGCGGGCCTGGTCTTCGACCGCTGGTGCACCGAGGACCGGACGTGGTTCTCGGCGCACCCCGAGTGA
- a CDS encoding VanZ family protein — protein MTNAQVTALQYGLIGFFALWATVLIPQLIVLHARHGRVRLRPVLTMAAVLLYATMTLAVTFLPLPGPGVKRLSQTVQLHPFQWVADIHTELLKHGLPMADWFTTQTFQQATMNVLLFVPLGFFARTLWKRGLAGTTLIGLAASLLIEITQLTANFGTAPYVYRIFDVDDLLNNTGGAMLGWIAGALLLSLVRKPVPSTVELQLPRRERVDLAQIR, from the coding sequence ATGACGAACGCACAGGTCACCGCCCTGCAGTACGGCTTGATCGGCTTCTTCGCGCTCTGGGCGACGGTGCTGATCCCGCAGCTGATCGTGCTGCACGCGCGGCACGGCCGAGTGCGGCTTCGTCCCGTCCTGACCATGGCCGCCGTGCTGCTCTACGCGACCATGACGCTGGCGGTGACCTTCCTGCCGTTGCCCGGCCCCGGCGTCAAACGGCTGAGCCAGACCGTGCAGCTGCACCCGTTCCAGTGGGTCGCCGACATCCACACCGAACTGCTCAAGCACGGGCTGCCGATGGCGGACTGGTTCACCACCCAGACCTTCCAGCAGGCCACCATGAACGTGCTGCTGTTCGTCCCGCTCGGTTTCTTCGCCAGGACGCTCTGGAAGCGCGGCCTCGCCGGCACGACGCTGATCGGCCTCGCCGCTTCGCTGCTGATCGAGATCACGCAGCTGACCGCGAACTTCGGCACCGCGCCCTACGTCTACCGGATCTTCGACGTCGACGACCTGCTCAACAACACCGGCGGCGCGATGCTCGGCTGGATCGCCGGGGCCCTGCTGCTCAGCCTCGTGCGGAAGCCCGTTCCCTCAACGGTCGAGCTTCAGCTTCCGCGCCGCGAGCGGGTCGACCTCGCCCAGATCCGCTAG
- a CDS encoding GNAT family N-acetyltransferase, with the protein MLIVRRLVPADLDVFREVRLRALTDTPENYGSIAAAESAQSDEEWLAKLAGDVWFAAFDDGRPVGLVAGRARDDGWILYSMWVAPEARGRGLGTRLMGEVRSAAEDDGAREVWLHVAEDNDRARRLYLKLGFIATGELEPMPNDVTRRRERLYLPVTAGSSK; encoded by the coding sequence ATGCTGATCGTTCGACGGCTCGTCCCCGCGGACCTCGACGTCTTCCGTGAAGTCCGCCTCCGTGCCCTGACGGACACCCCCGAGAACTACGGCTCGATCGCCGCGGCGGAAAGCGCGCAATCCGACGAGGAGTGGCTCGCGAAGCTGGCCGGGGACGTCTGGTTCGCCGCCTTCGACGACGGACGTCCGGTGGGTCTCGTCGCCGGGCGGGCTCGGGACGACGGCTGGATCCTCTACTCGATGTGGGTCGCGCCCGAAGCCCGGGGCCGGGGGCTGGGCACCAGGCTGATGGGCGAGGTGCGGTCGGCCGCCGAGGACGACGGCGCGCGCGAGGTGTGGCTGCACGTCGCGGAGGACAACGACCGGGCGCGGCGGCTGTACCTGAAGCTCGGGTTCATCGCGACGGGTGAACTGGAGCCGATGCCGAACGACGTCACCCGGCGGCGTGAACGGCTTTACTTACCTGTTACCGCCGGTAGCAGTAAATAG
- a CDS encoding alpha/beta fold hydrolase, with protein sequence MDNVVFDRAGKGEPLVLIHGVGHRRQAWSPVLGLLTPHRDVIAVDLPGFGESAPHSGGYGVEAAVEMFRKLFDDLGLGKPHVAGNSLGGLLSLALGEAGLVRSVTALSPAGLWTPRQQRYALSMLRTHRLLAERIPERTARRLAATPAGRSVLTGMIVGRPDRLTTQVVMEDIRALAGCPGFRPTLEQARGGFRFDGVVRDVPVTIAWAERDRILARPKAAELRRIAPEAELLVLRGCGHVPMNDEPELVARVLLDGSSRAM encoded by the coding sequence ATGGACAACGTCGTCTTCGACCGCGCGGGCAAAGGCGAGCCCTTGGTGCTGATCCACGGGGTCGGTCATCGCCGTCAGGCCTGGTCGCCCGTGCTCGGCCTGCTCACCCCGCACCGGGACGTCATCGCCGTCGACCTGCCCGGATTCGGCGAATCGGCGCCGCACTCCGGCGGTTACGGCGTCGAAGCCGCCGTCGAGATGTTCAGGAAGCTCTTCGACGACCTCGGCCTCGGCAAACCGCATGTCGCGGGCAACTCGCTCGGCGGGCTGCTCTCGCTCGCGCTCGGGGAAGCCGGTCTCGTCCGCAGCGTGACGGCGTTGTCCCCGGCCGGACTGTGGACGCCGCGGCAGCAGCGATACGCGCTGAGCATGTTGCGCACCCATCGCCTGCTCGCCGAGCGGATCCCCGAACGCACCGCGCGGCGGCTCGCCGCGACCCCGGCGGGCCGGTCGGTGCTCACCGGGATGATCGTCGGCCGCCCGGACCGGCTCACCACGCAGGTCGTCATGGAGGACATCCGCGCGCTCGCCGGCTGCCCCGGCTTCCGGCCGACGCTGGAGCAGGCCCGCGGCGGTTTCCGGTTCGACGGTGTCGTCCGTGACGTGCCGGTGACCATCGCGTGGGCGGAACGCGACCGCATCCTCGCCCGCCCGAAGGCCGCCGAGCTGCGCCGGATCGCGCCGGAGGCCGAGCTGCTGGTGCTGCGCGGATGCGGGCATGTGCCGATGAACGACGAGCCCGAACTGGTCGCCCGGGTGCTGCTCGACGGCAGCTCACGCGCCATGTGA
- a CDS encoding bifunctional UDP-sugar hydrolase/5'-nucleotidase → MAVVAATALTALAVVAAPASAAPSTTDVRLITFNDLHGNLEPPSGSSGRVTLPDGKTVNAGGAAYLATHLKKLRGEARNSVVLSAGDSIGASPVISALFHDEPTVELLNQLDVEASVVGNHEFDEGLKELRRMQHGGCHPTDGCQFRESFKGANFPFLGSNVYYENGVPALLPFSIEVSGGVPIGVIGATLKDLPQVVTPEAIKGLKFGDEVEAIDRTAKLLDMFGVKAQVVLLHQGDNSETAGPDECKVKPGAATAIARQVTSKVDAIFTGHSHQQYNCVIDDPAGAPRPVIQGASFGRLLSVVDLKIDRRTRDVVRGETKAHNQIVTRDVAPDADVVKLIEEAKTKAAPIANKAVGTITADLVAKGAASGESPLGDVIADAQLEATKSNGAQIAMTNPGGIRTDFTFLSSPAGEGDGVVTYGEAFAVQPFANIMQTITLTGADLKNVLEQQWQANGVVRILQISKSLKYSYSASAAQGSRVSNLTLDGAPIDPAASYRVSVNNFLAAGGDGFTEFTKGTNLSGGPVDLDALIAYFGAHPGIAPPPADRITALP, encoded by the coding sequence ATGGCCGTCGTCGCCGCGACCGCGCTGACCGCGTTGGCCGTCGTCGCCGCGCCCGCGTCCGCCGCGCCGTCGACCACCGACGTCCGGCTGATCACGTTCAACGACCTGCACGGAAACCTCGAACCGCCGTCCGGTTCGAGCGGCCGTGTCACGCTGCCCGACGGCAAGACCGTCAACGCGGGCGGCGCCGCTTATCTCGCGACGCACCTGAAGAAGCTTCGCGGCGAAGCGCGTAACTCGGTCGTCCTATCGGCCGGTGACAGCATCGGCGCGTCGCCGGTGATCTCGGCTCTGTTCCACGACGAGCCGACGGTCGAGCTGCTGAACCAGCTCGATGTCGAAGCCTCCGTGGTGGGCAACCACGAATTCGACGAGGGCCTCAAGGAACTCCGCCGGATGCAGCATGGCGGCTGCCACCCCACCGACGGCTGCCAGTTCCGCGAGTCCTTCAAGGGCGCGAACTTCCCCTTCCTCGGGTCCAATGTGTACTACGAGAACGGTGTCCCGGCGTTGCTGCCGTTCAGCATCGAGGTCTCCGGTGGCGTCCCGATCGGCGTCATCGGCGCGACACTGAAGGATCTGCCGCAGGTCGTCACCCCGGAGGCGATCAAGGGCCTCAAGTTCGGCGACGAGGTCGAGGCCATCGACCGCACGGCCAAGCTGCTCGACATGTTCGGCGTCAAGGCGCAGGTCGTGCTGCTGCACCAAGGCGACAACTCCGAGACCGCCGGCCCGGACGAGTGCAAGGTCAAACCGGGCGCCGCGACCGCGATCGCGCGGCAGGTGACGTCCAAAGTGGACGCCATCTTCACCGGGCACAGCCACCAGCAGTACAACTGCGTGATCGACGATCCCGCGGGCGCGCCGCGTCCGGTGATCCAAGGCGCGTCGTTCGGCCGTCTGCTTTCGGTCGTCGACCTGAAGATCGACCGCCGGACCCGCGACGTCGTCCGCGGCGAGACCAAGGCGCACAACCAGATCGTCACCCGCGACGTCGCGCCGGACGCCGACGTGGTGAAGCTGATCGAGGAGGCCAAGACCAAGGCCGCGCCGATCGCGAACAAGGCCGTCGGCACCATCACCGCGGACCTGGTCGCCAAGGGCGCGGCCTCCGGCGAGTCCCCGCTGGGCGACGTCATCGCCGACGCCCAGCTCGAAGCGACGAAGTCGAACGGCGCGCAGATCGCGATGACGAACCCGGGCGGGATCCGCACGGACTTCACCTTCCTGTCCTCGCCCGCCGGCGAGGGCGACGGCGTCGTGACCTACGGCGAGGCGTTCGCCGTGCAGCCGTTCGCGAACATCATGCAGACGATCACGCTCACCGGGGCGGACCTGAAGAACGTGCTCGAACAGCAATGGCAGGCCAACGGGGTCGTGCGGATCCTGCAGATCTCGAAGTCGCTGAAGTACTCCTATTCGGCGTCGGCGGCCCAGGGTTCGCGCGTCTCGAACCTGACGCTCGACGGGGCGCCGATCGACCCGGCGGCGTCGTACCGCGTTTCGGTGAACAACTTCCTCGCCGCCGGCGGGGACGGCTTCACCGAGTTCACGAAGGGGACCAACCTGTCGGGTGGTCCGGTGGACCTGGACGCGCTGATCGCGTACTTCGGCGCGCACCCGGGCATCGCACCGCCGCCCGCGGACCGGATCACCGCCCTGCCGTAA
- a CDS encoding MmcQ/YjbR family DNA-binding protein: protein MTTWEEVVALAGRLPEVEESTSYRTPSLKVAGKSFARLRTEAEGGLMLLCEHAEKEALLASGDPAYFTTPHYDGYGAILVDLEKVEKAQLSELIEDAWRMKAPARLTKGLSD, encoded by the coding sequence ATGACGACCTGGGAAGAAGTCGTGGCTCTGGCGGGCAGGTTGCCGGAGGTCGAGGAGTCCACGTCGTACCGCACGCCGTCGCTCAAGGTCGCGGGCAAGAGCTTCGCCCGGCTGCGCACCGAGGCCGAGGGCGGGTTGATGCTGCTGTGCGAGCACGCGGAGAAGGAGGCCCTGCTGGCCTCCGGAGACCCCGCGTACTTCACCACGCCGCATTACGACGGCTACGGCGCGATCCTCGTCGACCTCGAGAAGGTGGAGAAGGCGCAGTTGAGCGAGCTCATCGAGGACGCCTGGCGGATGAAGGCGCCCGCCAGACTCACGAAAGGACTGAGCGACTAG
- a CDS encoding GNAT family N-acetyltransferase produces MLTGELIRLRPLEPEDADTLWRWHNDPEVTRWMPADHPESLAQIRERFTRRKPNSFSQVNFAIESLAVGTLIGTCTLRDATPEQGRAELDIYLGEKDHWGGGYGTDAMRTLCRYGFDMMRLHMIALWVVVENEAAIHVYKKLGFQVDGRHRQSFRGQNGQWHDEYLMSLLEGELR; encoded by the coding sequence ATGCTGACCGGTGAACTGATCCGCTTGCGCCCGCTGGAACCCGAGGACGCGGACACGCTGTGGCGCTGGCACAACGACCCGGAGGTCACGCGCTGGATGCCCGCGGACCACCCGGAATCCCTCGCCCAGATCCGCGAACGCTTCACCCGGCGGAAGCCCAACAGCTTCAGCCAGGTGAACTTCGCGATCGAGAGTCTCGCCGTCGGCACCTTGATCGGCACTTGCACGCTGCGCGACGCCACCCCGGAGCAGGGCCGCGCGGAACTCGACATCTACCTCGGCGAGAAGGACCACTGGGGCGGCGGCTACGGCACCGACGCCATGCGCACGCTCTGCCGCTACGGCTTCGACATGATGCGGCTGCACATGATCGCGCTGTGGGTCGTGGTCGAGAACGAGGCCGCGATCCACGTCTACAAGAAGCTCGGGTTCCAGGTGGACGGCAGGCATCGGCAGTCGTTCCGCGGCCAGAACGGCCAGTGGCACGACGAATACCTGATGAGCCTGCTCGAAGGGGAACTCCGCTAG
- a CDS encoding pyridoxamine 5'-phosphate oxidase family protein produces MKRDQSLIERLARERNAWFCTLRADGSPHVTPVWFVYLDDVFWIGSGERNVKVRNVGNDPRVSLALEDGDAPAVAEGVARVHRGTLREDVLAALAAKYDGWAAGEEIAPFGARVLLEVPVKRWLLAGVAQ; encoded by the coding sequence GTGAAACGTGATCAATCGCTTATCGAACGTCTCGCGCGGGAGCGCAACGCCTGGTTCTGCACGCTCCGCGCGGACGGTTCGCCGCACGTCACGCCGGTGTGGTTCGTGTATCTCGACGACGTCTTCTGGATCGGCAGCGGCGAGCGGAACGTCAAGGTGCGCAACGTCGGCAACGATCCGCGTGTCAGCCTCGCGCTCGAGGACGGCGACGCTCCCGCTGTCGCCGAAGGCGTGGCTCGCGTCCATCGAGGAACCCTGCGCGAAGACGTTCTCGCGGCGCTGGCGGCGAAGTACGACGGCTGGGCGGCCGGTGAGGAGATCGCCCCGTTCGGCGCCAGGGTGCTGCTGGAAGTCCCCGTTAAGCGGTGGCTGCTCGCGGGTGTCGCCCAATAG
- a CDS encoding DUF4279 domain-containing protein — protein sequence MKVHQYCYFALKSETVSAGEITARLGMEPDEVLVLGSRSAENRLPRMHAWKVTHRGSEPVDDQIESVIGRLAPVRPEIRRLVDEGASAVLQVVRYFHHRDGGEEFGWHLSPAVIAFLTEAAAALDVDEYDLSE from the coding sequence ATGAAGGTCCACCAGTACTGCTACTTCGCCTTGAAGAGCGAAACCGTGTCCGCCGGGGAGATCACCGCGCGGCTCGGCATGGAGCCCGACGAGGTCCTGGTACTGGGTTCGCGGTCCGCCGAGAACCGGTTGCCGCGGATGCACGCCTGGAAGGTGACGCATCGCGGCTCGGAACCGGTCGACGACCAGATCGAGAGCGTGATCGGCAGGCTCGCCCCGGTCCGCCCGGAAATCCGGCGGCTGGTGGACGAAGGCGCGAGCGCGGTGCTGCAGGTGGTGCGCTACTTCCATCACCGTGACGGCGGCGAGGAATTCGGCTGGCACCTCTCGCCCGCCGTGATCGCGTTCCTCACCGAAGCGGCCGCCGCGCTCGACGTCGACGAGTACGACCTCAGCGAATGA
- a CDS encoding GNAT family N-acetyltransferase — protein MEIREFTEADWAQVWPIVREVVRAADTYTYDPNLTEDDAHGTWVEAPPGRTVVAVESGRVLGTAKMGPNRGGPGSHVATASFMVDNDVRGKGIGGALCADALDWARAQGFAGMQFNAVAESNAAGIRIYERLGFEIVGTVPGAFEHPALGRIGLHVMYCDFGRG, from the coding sequence ATGGAAATCCGGGAGTTCACCGAAGCCGACTGGGCGCAGGTCTGGCCCATCGTGCGCGAAGTCGTGCGGGCGGCGGACACGTACACCTACGACCCGAACCTTACCGAGGACGACGCCCACGGCACCTGGGTCGAGGCGCCGCCGGGCCGGACGGTGGTCGCGGTCGAGAGCGGCCGGGTGCTGGGCACGGCCAAGATGGGCCCGAACCGGGGCGGGCCCGGATCCCATGTGGCGACGGCCAGCTTCATGGTGGACAACGACGTTCGCGGCAAGGGCATCGGTGGTGCGCTGTGCGCGGATGCCCTGGATTGGGCCAGGGCGCAGGGTTTCGCCGGTATGCAGTTCAACGCGGTCGCCGAGTCGAACGCGGCCGGGATCAGGATCTACGAGCGGCTCGGGTTCGAGATCGTCGGAACGGTGCCCGGCGCGTTCGAGCACCCGGCACTGGGGCGCATCGGGTTGCACGTCATGTACTGCGACTTCGGCCGCGGCTGA
- a CDS encoding YdcF family protein has translation MTLPDDLRHDVQTLWDYHDMRHELRPADVGIGLGSHDLGVATCAAELFHTGMVPLVVFTGANAPTTVGRFPRGEAVHYREHALALGVPDDAILVEPEARNTGDNITLTRKLLESRGLEVGSVVLISRPYQQRRAHATCKKLWPEVDVVCASRPLPLDDYVESIGDVDRVINMLVGDTQRIAVYAERGFAVRQDIPSGVAEAYDRLVQAGFRERLV, from the coding sequence ATGACCTTGCCGGATGACCTCCGCCACGACGTCCAGACGCTCTGGGACTACCACGACATGCGGCACGAACTCCGGCCCGCCGACGTCGGGATCGGACTCGGCAGCCACGACCTCGGCGTCGCCACCTGTGCCGCGGAACTGTTCCACACCGGGATGGTCCCGCTCGTCGTCTTCACCGGCGCCAACGCGCCGACCACCGTCGGACGCTTCCCGCGCGGCGAGGCGGTGCACTACCGCGAACACGCGCTTGCGTTGGGCGTGCCGGATGACGCGATCTTGGTCGAGCCCGAGGCTCGGAACACCGGGGACAACATCACGCTCACCCGGAAGCTGCTGGAGTCTCGCGGCCTCGAGGTCGGGTCGGTCGTTCTCATCTCCCGGCCGTATCAACAGCGGCGTGCTCATGCGACCTGCAAGAAGCTATGGCCCGAGGTGGACGTCGTGTGCGCTTCCCGGCCGTTGCCGCTGGACGACTACGTCGAGAGCATCGGCGATGTGGATCGGGTGATCAACATGCTTGTCGGTGATACGCAACGGATCGCCGTCTACGCCGAGCGTGGTTTCGCTGTCCGGCAGGACATTCCGAGCGGAGTGGCGGAGGCTTACGACCGCTTGGTCCAGGCTGGCTTCAGAGAGCGTCTTGTGTGA
- a CDS encoding oxygenase MpaB family protein, producing MGERLPDPELFRQGGFRVASRLFIDGDIRGDERQVARLRQFAQREDPAADVLVPLLRTSRPEFEQALRQGIDSVESPPEELEAFFRNVEATPYWVDPDRLDSGARAITRAGLLGLFPLGDVSLMGGYLASRATKSLVGTGEIEYKAARRLVETATWWIHVTTPGALVPGGRGYESALRVRIVHAHVRAAMNRRKDWDYAAWDRPVNQVQTAGTLLLFSLVYVFGTQLLGLRYSARERADILHLWRYVGWLMGVDEELLPAGEDDAWRLLWLLATTEFIPDDDSKRLAAALMKAHAGVGDGRGALGKVLAHVSVAGHGAISRLLLGKTNADFLELPDDPIAQAAVVAAAGVNFAAETVRRVVPGATALQELIGAAGRRHYLRQVTKVFGLDPTYGRHMKAA from the coding sequence ATGGGCGAGCGGCTGCCTGACCCCGAACTGTTCCGTCAAGGCGGGTTCCGGGTCGCGTCGAGGCTGTTCATCGACGGCGACATCAGGGGTGACGAGCGCCAGGTGGCCCGGCTGCGGCAGTTCGCGCAGCGCGAGGATCCGGCGGCCGACGTGTTGGTGCCGTTGCTGCGCACGAGCCGGCCCGAGTTCGAACAGGCGCTGCGGCAAGGCATCGACAGCGTCGAGAGCCCGCCGGAAGAGCTCGAAGCCTTCTTCCGCAACGTGGAGGCGACGCCGTACTGGGTCGACCCGGACCGCCTTGACAGCGGCGCGCGGGCGATCACGCGTGCCGGGTTGCTCGGCCTGTTCCCGCTCGGCGACGTCTCGTTGATGGGCGGCTATCTCGCTTCGCGCGCCACGAAGTCGCTCGTCGGCACCGGCGAGATCGAGTACAAGGCCGCACGACGCCTCGTCGAGACGGCGACGTGGTGGATCCACGTGACGACGCCGGGCGCGCTGGTGCCCGGCGGTCGCGGGTACGAGTCCGCGTTGCGCGTGCGGATCGTGCACGCCCACGTCCGCGCGGCCATGAACCGCCGCAAGGACTGGGATTACGCCGCTTGGGACAGGCCGGTCAACCAGGTCCAGACCGCGGGCACGCTCCTGCTCTTCTCCCTCGTCTACGTCTTCGGCACCCAGCTGCTCGGGCTCCGCTACAGCGCCCGCGAACGCGCCGACATCCTGCACCTTTGGCGATATGTCGGCTGGCTCATGGGCGTCGACGAGGAGCTCCTGCCCGCCGGCGAGGACGACGCCTGGCGTCTGCTGTGGCTGCTCGCGACCACCGAGTTCATTCCCGACGACGATTCCAAGCGGCTCGCCGCGGCGCTCATGAAGGCCCACGCCGGGGTCGGCGACGGCCGCGGCGCGCTCGGCAAGGTGCTCGCGCACGTGTCGGTCGCGGGGCACGGGGCGATCAGCAGGCTCCTGCTCGGCAAGACCAACGCCGACTTCCTCGAACTGCCCGACGATCCGATCGCCCAGGCGGCCGTGGTCGCGGCGGCCGGGGTCAACTTCGCCGCCGAGACGGTCCGGCGGGTGGTGCCCGGCGCGACGGCGCTCCAGGAGCTGATCGGGGCGGCCGGCCGCCGCCACTATCTCCGGCAGGTCACCAAGGTGTTCGGGCTCGACCCGACCTACGGCAGGCACATGAAGGCCGCTTGA
- the dcd gene encoding dCTP deaminase, with product MLLSDRDLRKELDAGRLGVDPFDPTMVQPSSIDVRLDRFFRVFDNSKYTHIDPQLQQDELTSLVEKEGEDPFVLHPGEFVLGSTFETVTLADDLAGRLEGKSSLGRLGLLTHSTAGFIDPGFSGHITLELSNVANLPITLWPGMKIGQLCIFRLSSAAEFPYGSNEAGSRYQGQRGPTPSRAYKNFHRVDTWR from the coding sequence GTGCTCCTCAGCGACCGTGACCTCCGTAAAGAGCTCGACGCCGGCCGTCTCGGCGTCGACCCGTTCGACCCGACGATGGTCCAGCCGTCGAGCATCGACGTGCGACTCGACCGCTTCTTCCGCGTGTTCGACAACAGCAAGTACACGCATATCGACCCGCAGCTGCAGCAGGACGAGCTGACGTCGCTGGTCGAGAAGGAGGGCGAAGACCCCTTCGTCCTCCACCCCGGCGAGTTCGTCCTCGGCTCCACGTTCGAGACCGTCACGCTCGCCGACGACCTCGCCGGCCGCCTGGAGGGCAAGTCCTCCCTCGGCCGCCTCGGCCTGCTGACGCACTCCACCGCGGGCTTCATCGACCCCGGCTTCTCGGGCCACATCACCCTCGAGCTGTCGAACGTGGCGAACCTGCCGATCACGCTCTGGCCGGGGATGAAGATCGGCCAGCTCTGCATCTTCCGCCTGTCCAGCGCGGCGGAGTTCCCGTACGGCTCGAACGAGGCCGGTTCGCGTTACCAGGGGCAGCGGGGGCCGACCCCGAGCCGCGCGTACAAGAACTTCCACCGCGTCGACACCTGGCGCTAA